The uncultured Bacteroides sp. genome has a segment encoding these proteins:
- the carA gene encoding glutamine-hydrolyzing carbamoyl-phosphate synthase small subunit, with product MQKEKNVLLILDDGSVFQGKSFGYEKAIAGEVVFNTAMMGYPESLTDPSYSGQIMTLTFPLVGNYGVPPRSEKDGLSTFMESEKIHAEGIIVCDYSWEYSHWNAVESLESWLKSEKIVGVYGIDTRELTKLLRVKGSMKGKIVFPESNGDVKPENDVPFIDPNLINQVERVSCKEVITYGTGKKKVVLVDCGVKHNIIRCLLKRDVTVIRVPWDYDFSAIEYDGLFISNGPGDPNMCDVTVQNIRKALTGDKPIFGICMGNQLLSKAGGANIYKLKYGHRSHNQPVRMVGTDRCFITSQNHGFAVDNSTLGSDWEPFFINMNDNTNEGIKHKTKPFFSVQFHPEAASGPTDTEFLFDKFVEML from the coding sequence ATGCAAAAAGAAAAGAATGTTTTATTGATTCTCGATGATGGAAGTGTTTTCCAGGGGAAATCCTTCGGTTACGAGAAAGCTATTGCGGGAGAGGTAGTGTTTAATACTGCCATGATGGGATATCCCGAGAGTTTGACCGATCCATCTTATTCCGGTCAGATTATGACGCTAACTTTTCCTTTAGTAGGTAACTATGGTGTTCCTCCAAGAAGTGAAAAAGACGGACTTTCCACTTTTATGGAATCAGAAAAAATCCATGCTGAAGGTATTATTGTTTGTGATTATTCATGGGAATATAGTCACTGGAACGCAGTAGAAAGCCTTGAAAGCTGGTTGAAGAGCGAAAAAATTGTCGGAGTATACGGTATTGATACCCGTGAATTGACTAAGCTACTTCGCGTAAAAGGTTCAATGAAGGGTAAAATTGTGTTCCCCGAAAGTAACGGGGATGTAAAGCCTGAAAATGATGTTCCTTTTATTGATCCAAATCTGATTAATCAGGTAGAACGTGTAAGTTGCAAAGAAGTTATTACTTACGGAACAGGTAAAAAGAAGGTTGTGTTAGTTGACTGTGGAGTGAAACACAACATTATCCGTTGTTTATTGAAGAGAGATGTAACTGTGATTCGAGTGCCTTGGGATTATGATTTCAGTGCAATTGAATATGATGGACTCTTTATTTCAAACGGACCTGGTGACCCTAATATGTGTGATGTGACAGTTCAGAACATCCGCAAAGCATTGACTGGTGATAAACCAATTTTTGGAATATGTATGGGTAATCAGTTGCTTTCAAAAGCTGGCGGTGCTAACATTTATAAATTGAAGTACGGACATCGTAGCCATAATCAGCCAGTACGCATGGTAGGAACTGATAGGTGTTTTATTACAAGTCAGAATCATGGTTTTGCAGTAGATAATTCTACTTTAGGCAGTGATTGGGAACCATTCTTTATCAATATGAATGATAATACGAATGAAGGTATAAAACATAAAACAAAGCCATTCTTTTCAGTACAATTTCACCCTGAAGCAGCAAGTGGTCCAACGGACACAGAATTCTTGTTCGACAAATTTGTAGAGATGCTGTAA